The Sulfolobales archaeon genome includes the window TTTAACTCTAGGCTTTAGCTCCTCAACCCTCCTCACAAGCTCTCTCACGAGTAGCTTCACATCAACAGCTGCCTCCCCCCTACTCTTATACTTGCTCACCGCCATGTCGGGATCCGGGCCATTGTATTGGTAGTCATGCAGGTCCAACGCCAACGCAGTACCGAGGGATATTCCAGGGTGTCCAGCCTCTTCGAGCATTTGGGATAATGCCTTCATCCTACCCGTTGGGACCCTGGGCACGGCTCTATCAGTCAACCACCTCCTCTCCTCATCGGATCTCACGATCTGCACTAGCCTATCCAGCTCGAGTCTGAGGAGAGAGGCTAGAAAAGCCCTCCAAGCCTGGAAGGCCTTGCCAGCAGCGTTTCTAACAAGGCCTTTGCTGAGAAACTCTAGGGCTAGGTTAGCCTCGGTGAGGGCCTCGAGCAGTCTCGCGCTGATGTAATCCTCACTAGTAGGCTTAGGCAAAGGCTTCTCAAGAATTTCTGCCCCCATACCTACCCACTCAATCTAACCCCCAACAACCTTTAAATACCTATAAGTGTTAATGAGAGCATATGAGTAGAACGCTTTAAACGACATTAGCAACCATCCATTAAGGTTTAAGATGCCAACCTCCCACGAGCGTGAACATAAACATGAGCTCCGCAGACACCGCTTCCATTCCTAGCGGTCTCTCTCACCCCTCCCGCTAGTTATAGAGTATTCAATGCAGACCTCGTGGGGGGGTATTGAGGGACGCTCTTAACAATCTCCTGAAGATCCTTAGAAGGTAGTGTTAAATGGTTTGGCTAGTAAATATGAGGGTAGCTAGAGGAAGATCCAATGTGAATAGGTGTGTGAAGAAGGTTCTTTGAAAGCATGTAGAGGGGAAGAGGGTGCGTGATAATATGTACAAGCCAGGCTGAATGGTAGAGGAGATCGGAGATTGCTAGGAGAAGCAATGCTACAACAGCTATAGGGAATATTAATAGAGATGAGAGGAGACTAAATAGAATATATAATTTGATGGACTCCACTAAAAATAGAGGTTGTTAGGAGGTCACCGGCTAGATGAGGAGAATAAAGCTTAGCTTCGCACCAGATGTAGAAGTTGTGTTCGTAGACAGAGAGATAGCGCTTAAGAAGATAGGGGAATGGGCTGAGAAGGGAGTTATAAATGTGCAGGTTGTCTTCGGCCCCAAGGGCTGTGGCAAATCCGCTTGGCTCCGGCAGTCCTCAGAGGTGTTGAGGGATCTTGGTTTCGACGTCATATACATAAACCCTGTGGAGAAGGAGTTCTACGCCGTAGTTGGTGTAGATAGTATTAGGGAAAGGCTGTTGGAGATTTTAAGAGAAGCCACAGACGAGGCTTGGGCGAGGGCTGTGTGGGCTACGGTGGATCTGGCTAGAGAGCTTATAAGAGCTGGGCGGAAGAAGATCGCTGTTCTCGCAGACGAGGTGTTTCGGACGATAGGCTTGAGCAAGGCCTCCATCTATGTTAAGGGTTTGCTAGGATTAATAGAATATCCCCCTAGGAGTTATGAGAGGGTTATAGCTGTTGTCGCTACCAGCGAGGGGCTGTCTAGGAGGGAGATTGGTAGGCATAGATGGGCTGATCTGCTTCCCATGTGGAACATGCCTAGAGAGGGTTTTAAACAGCTCTATGATCAGCTCCCCGGCGGGAAGCCATCATTTGATGAGGTTTGGAGGATAGCGGGTGGAAATCCAAAGCTACTGGCAGAGCTCTATAGAGTAGGGTGGGATGTAGAGGTTGTTGTTAAGAAGATCGTGGATAGGAAGAGGA containing:
- a CDS encoding PaREP1 family protein, with the protein product MGAEILEKPLPKPTSEDYISARLLEALTEANLALEFLSKGLVRNAAGKAFQAWRAFLASLLRLELDRLVQIVRSDEERRWLTDRAVPRVPTGRMKALSQMLEEAGHPGISLGTALALDLHDYQYNGPDPDMAVSKYKSRGEAAVDVKLLVRELVRRVEELKPRVKWGDELENALKMVKETLSGKR
- a CDS encoding ATP-binding protein, encoding MRRIKLSFAPDVEVVFVDREIALKKIGEWAEKGVINVQVVFGPKGCGKSAWLRQSSEVLRDLGFDVIYINPVEKEFYAVVGVDSIRERLLEILREATDEAWARAVWATVDLARELIRAGRKKIAVLADEVFRTIGLSKASIYVKGLLGLIEYPPRSYERVIAVVATSEGLSRREIGRHRWADLLPMWNMPREGFKQLYDQLPGGKPSFDEVWRIAGGNPKLLAELYRVGWDVEVVVKKIVDRKRIDAFVASLSDAERELLTRATEDPDVLLSREGVPIMDRLTDLNLIVDTIPERDPLFWAGEAPPEKDLELGIGRRVAWQTPLHREALRLFLVKR